A region from the Fundidesulfovibrio magnetotacticus genome encodes:
- a CDS encoding DHCW motif cupin fold protein, whose amino-acid sequence MDSIPFGLTDWAGVEPTRHEGETGHALWRTRSFGPAENPLRVRMVEYSPGYRADHWCSKGHVLLCLEGRLETELEDGRTFTLTPGVSYQVADGAEPHRSWTEVGAKLFIVD is encoded by the coding sequence ATGGACTCGATCCCCTTCGGGCTGACGGACTGGGCGGGCGTGGAGCCCACCCGCCACGAGGGCGAGACGGGCCACGCCCTGTGGCGCACCCGCAGCTTCGGCCCGGCGGAGAACCCCCTGCGCGTGCGCATGGTGGAATATTCGCCCGGCTACCGGGCCGACCACTGGTGCTCCAAGGGGCACGTGCTGCTCTGCCTGGAGGGACGCCTGGAGACCGAGCTCGAGGACGGGCGGACCTTCACCCTGACCCCCGGCGTGAGCTACCAGGTGGCCGACGGCGCGGAGCCGCACCGCTCCTGGACGGAGGTGGGCGCGAAGCTCTTCATCGTGGACTGA
- the topA gene encoding type I DNA topoisomerase, whose product MTKDLIIVESPAKVKTIKKFLGDKYVVEASVGHVRDLPQKKLGVDEANGFEPQYGVIPGKQKVVDQLAKAAAKAGTIYLAPDPDREGEAIAWHVAQIVKEANPRIERIQFNEITARAVREALENPRPINEKLFESQQARRILDRLVGYKISPLLWKKVRKGISAGRVQSVALKIVVEREKERLAFKPEEYWPFKARLEADLPPAFDADLVKLSGKKAHVGDAATAEALDAELKAQPFVVKDVAEKERQKSPPPPFITSTLQQAANQRLGYPAKKTMGAAQKLYEGVDLGERGTTALITYMRTDSTRVAAEAREAAKTYIVEQLGQEYYPEKARVFKTKAGAQDAHEAIRPVDVNITPKDVAGLLPRDQFMVYKLIWERFVASQMAAARFWDTQVGVTAGRAEFKAKGERLIFAGFLKVHGQDAAEEEPDASDATGAKLLPPLKAGQELKLLEIKKEQKFTQPPPRYTEASLVKELEEQGIGRPSTYAAIISTLLDRDYARLEEKRFAPTELGVTVSDRLSEHFQTIMDVGFTAGMETALDQVAEGKKDWRELLGDFTGDFYAALEKASKEMGNEETGLVCPECGKPLKAKFGKSGPFVACSGYPECKFTSNFVREADGTYRLTEREVGADSGLVCPVCGKPMIVKFGKRGPFLACSGYPECKSTSNFTRNEDGTYAFAATPEQAPPEVVGTCPECSKDVLLKRTRSGSRFYSCSGYPKCKYSKPFTSGVKCPREGCDGELVEKSSRYGKLFYSCSNYPKCDFAVWDWPVDEKCPECDSPILVKKQSKRYGEHLACPVKTCKYRKLQQ is encoded by the coding sequence ATGACGAAAGACCTCATCATTGTCGAGTCCCCGGCCAAGGTGAAGACCATCAAGAAGTTCCTGGGCGACAAATATGTCGTGGAGGCCTCCGTGGGCCACGTCCGGGATCTGCCCCAGAAGAAGCTCGGAGTGGACGAGGCCAACGGCTTCGAGCCGCAGTACGGCGTCATCCCGGGCAAACAGAAGGTGGTGGACCAACTGGCCAAGGCAGCCGCCAAGGCCGGCACCATCTATCTGGCCCCCGACCCGGACCGCGAGGGCGAGGCCATCGCTTGGCACGTGGCCCAGATCGTCAAGGAAGCCAACCCACGCATCGAGCGCATCCAGTTCAACGAGATCACCGCGCGCGCCGTGCGCGAGGCCCTCGAGAACCCGCGCCCCATCAACGAGAAGCTCTTCGAGTCCCAGCAGGCGCGGCGCATCCTGGACCGCCTGGTGGGCTACAAGATTTCGCCGCTTCTCTGGAAGAAGGTGCGCAAGGGCATCAGCGCCGGGCGCGTGCAGTCGGTGGCCCTGAAGATCGTGGTGGAACGCGAGAAGGAGCGCCTGGCCTTCAAGCCCGAGGAGTACTGGCCCTTCAAGGCCCGCCTCGAGGCGGACCTGCCCCCGGCCTTCGACGCCGACCTGGTGAAGCTCTCCGGCAAGAAGGCCCACGTGGGCGACGCCGCCACGGCCGAGGCCCTGGACGCCGAACTCAAGGCCCAGCCCTTCGTGGTGAAGGACGTGGCCGAGAAGGAGCGCCAGAAGTCGCCCCCGCCGCCCTTCATCACCTCCACGCTCCAGCAGGCCGCCAACCAGCGCCTGGGCTATCCCGCCAAGAAGACCATGGGCGCGGCCCAGAAGCTCTACGAGGGCGTGGACCTGGGCGAGCGCGGCACCACCGCCCTCATCACCTACATGCGTACCGACTCCACCCGCGTGGCCGCCGAGGCGCGCGAGGCCGCCAAGACCTACATCGTGGAGCAGCTGGGCCAGGAATACTACCCCGAGAAGGCCCGCGTCTTCAAAACCAAGGCCGGCGCCCAGGACGCCCACGAAGCCATCCGCCCCGTGGACGTGAACATCACGCCCAAGGACGTGGCGGGCCTGCTCCCGCGCGACCAGTTCATGGTCTACAAGCTCATCTGGGAGCGCTTCGTGGCCTCCCAGATGGCCGCCGCCCGCTTCTGGGACACCCAGGTCGGCGTCACGGCCGGTCGCGCCGAGTTCAAGGCCAAGGGCGAACGCCTGATCTTCGCGGGCTTCCTCAAGGTGCACGGCCAGGACGCCGCCGAGGAGGAGCCCGACGCCTCCGACGCCACGGGCGCGAAGCTGCTGCCCCCGCTCAAGGCCGGGCAGGAGCTCAAGCTCCTGGAGATCAAAAAAGAGCAGAAGTTCACCCAGCCGCCGCCGCGCTACACCGAAGCCTCGCTGGTGAAGGAGCTGGAGGAGCAGGGCATCGGGCGTCCCTCCACGTACGCGGCCATCATCTCCACGCTCCTGGACCGGGACTACGCCCGCCTGGAGGAGAAGCGCTTCGCCCCCACGGAGCTGGGCGTCACCGTGTCGGACCGACTCTCCGAGCACTTCCAGACCATCATGGACGTGGGCTTCACCGCCGGGATGGAGACGGCCCTGGACCAGGTGGCCGAGGGCAAGAAGGACTGGCGCGAACTTCTGGGCGATTTCACCGGCGACTTCTACGCCGCCCTGGAAAAGGCCTCCAAGGAGATGGGCAACGAGGAGACCGGCCTCGTCTGCCCCGAGTGCGGCAAGCCCCTCAAGGCCAAGTTCGGCAAGTCCGGCCCCTTCGTGGCCTGCTCGGGCTACCCGGAGTGCAAGTTCACCTCCAACTTCGTGCGCGAGGCCGACGGCACATACCGCCTCACGGAGCGCGAGGTGGGGGCCGACTCGGGCCTGGTCTGCCCCGTGTGCGGCAAGCCCATGATCGTGAAGTTCGGCAAGCGCGGGCCGTTCCTGGCCTGTTCGGGCTATCCGGAGTGCAAGTCCACGTCGAACTTCACCCGCAACGAGGACGGCACCTACGCCTTCGCCGCCACCCCGGAGCAGGCCCCGCCCGAGGTGGTGGGCACGTGCCCCGAGTGCTCCAAGGACGTGCTCCTCAAACGCACGCGCTCGGGCTCGCGTTTCTATTCGTGTTCGGGCTATCCCAAGTGCAAGTATTCCAAGCCCTTCACCTCGGGAGTCAAGTGCCCGCGCGAGGGCTGCGACGGCGAGCTGGTGGAGAAGAGTTCCCGCTACGGCAAGCTCTTCTATTCCTGCTCCAACTACCCCAAGTGCGACTTCGCCGTGTGGGACTGGCCCGTGGACGAGAAGTGCCCCGAGTGCGACTCGCCCATCCTGGTGAAGAAGCAGTCCAAGCGCTACGGCGAGCACCTGGCCTGCCCGGTGAAGACCTGCAAGTACCGCAAGCTTCAGCAGTAG
- a CDS encoding ABC transporter ATP-binding protein, with product MRIASSWSLTRLLPFVAPYRGQFLLGLASNAVARAFDLAPMVLVGRTVDAVTAALSGPLSGPDALAVRDRLLLYGALVLGAFVCLALCQSLSDFLLDRIAQNVRHDLRNALYRHLQRQDMHFFEERQSGDLINVVSSDVDTLENFLADASTSAIRLVITFAGSFAVLFWIDWRLALLLMAPMPFAFAAVRTFSTRIRPRYREARTAVGQVAALIGNNLRGMGVIQAFTAEEDQAARVESASARYRDEAVGAALARARFIPVLYAVAGAGFALIIAGGGWLTLTGDGPTAGDYTTFVLLATRMVLPLFVFGMLLNQFQRTEASAARILAVLDLEPAIADRPGARTLDHAPHQLRFENVRFAYPGREPVLHGLDFTLERGRVLGVVGPTGAGKSTLVKLALRHLDPQSGRLLVDGEDMAGFTLESLRGRMGYVSQEAFLFAGTAAENIRLGSQEATQEALERAASIAGALDFIRELPQGFDTPIGEGGVKLSGGQRQRISLARAVLREPDILILDEATSAVDTRTEGLIQENLHAFRASRMTLAVAHRLSTVRLADEIIVVVDGLIVERGRHEELLERRGVYAGLWAVQSGEGAG from the coding sequence ATGCGCATCGCTTCAAGCTGGTCCCTCACGCGGCTTCTGCCCTTCGTGGCCCCCTACCGGGGCCAGTTCCTCCTGGGGCTGGCCTCCAACGCCGTCGCCCGCGCCTTCGACCTGGCCCCCATGGTCCTGGTGGGGCGCACCGTGGACGCCGTCACCGCCGCCCTCTCCGGGCCGCTCTCCGGACCCGACGCCCTGGCCGTGCGCGACCGCCTGCTGCTCTACGGCGCGCTGGTGCTCGGGGCCTTCGTCTGCCTGGCCCTGTGCCAGTCCCTGAGCGATTTCCTCCTGGACCGCATCGCCCAGAACGTGCGCCACGACCTCCGCAACGCCCTCTACCGGCACCTCCAGCGCCAGGACATGCACTTCTTCGAGGAGCGGCAAAGCGGCGACCTGATCAACGTGGTCTCCTCCGACGTGGACACCCTGGAGAACTTCCTGGCCGACGCCTCCACATCGGCCATCCGGCTGGTGATCACCTTCGCGGGCAGCTTCGCCGTGCTTTTCTGGATCGACTGGCGTCTGGCCCTCCTGCTCATGGCCCCCATGCCCTTCGCCTTCGCCGCCGTGCGCACCTTCTCCACGCGCATCCGCCCCCGCTACCGCGAGGCGCGCACGGCCGTGGGCCAGGTGGCCGCCCTCATCGGCAACAACCTGCGCGGCATGGGCGTGATCCAGGCCTTCACCGCCGAGGAGGACCAGGCCGCACGCGTGGAGTCCGCCTCGGCCCGCTACCGCGACGAGGCCGTGGGCGCGGCCCTGGCGCGCGCCCGGTTCATCCCGGTGCTCTACGCCGTGGCCGGGGCGGGGTTCGCGCTGATCATCGCGGGCGGCGGCTGGCTCACGCTCACGGGGGACGGCCCGACGGCGGGCGACTACACCACCTTCGTGCTCCTGGCCACGCGCATGGTGCTGCCGCTCTTCGTGTTCGGGATGCTGCTCAACCAGTTTCAGCGCACCGAGGCCTCGGCCGCGCGCATCCTCGCCGTGCTGGATCTCGAACCCGCCATCGCGGACCGCCCCGGGGCCAGGACCCTGGACCACGCCCCGCATCAACTGCGCTTCGAGAACGTGCGCTTCGCCTACCCCGGGCGCGAGCCCGTGCTGCACGGGCTGGACTTCACCCTGGAGCGCGGCCGGGTGCTGGGGGTGGTGGGCCCCACGGGGGCGGGCAAGTCCACGCTGGTGAAGCTGGCGCTGCGCCACCTGGACCCGCAGTCCGGCCGCCTCCTGGTGGACGGGGAGGACATGGCGGGCTTCACCCTGGAGAGCCTGCGCGGGCGCATGGGCTACGTGTCGCAGGAGGCCTTCCTCTTCGCGGGCACGGCGGCGGAGAACATCCGGCTGGGCTCGCAGGAGGCCACGCAGGAGGCCCTGGAGCGCGCGGCCTCCATCGCCGGGGCGCTCGATTTCATCCGGGAGCTGCCCCAGGGGTTCGACACGCCCATCGGCGAGGGCGGGGTGAAGCTCTCGGGCGGCCAGCGCCAGCGCATCTCCCTGGCGCGCGCGGTGCTGCGCGAGCCCGACATCCTCATCCTGGACGAGGCCACCTCGGCCGTGGACACGCGCACCGAGGGGCTCATCCAGGAGAACCTGCACGCCTTCCGGGCCAGCCGCATGACGCTGGCCGTGGCCCACCGGCTCTCCACGGTGCGCCTGGCCGACGAGATCATCGTGGTGGTGGACGGGCTCATCGTGGAGCGCGGCCGCCACGAGGAACTCCTGGAGCGCCGGGGCGTCTACGCCGGGCTGTGGGCCGTGCAGAGCGGCGAGGGGGCGGGATGA
- a CDS encoding rubredoxin, giving the protein MDNARYVCLLCGYTYDPKRGDPKGDIPPGTPGDKLPPDWVCPLCRTDQTNFARKD; this is encoded by the coding sequence ATGGACAACGCCCGCTACGTCTGCCTGCTCTGCGGCTACACCTACGACCCCAAACGCGGCGACCCCAAGGGGGACATCCCACCGGGAACGCCCGGAGACAAGCTCCCGCCCGACTGGGTCTGCCCCCTGTGCCGCACGGACCAGACGAATTTCGCCAGGAAGGATTAG
- the hisG gene encoding ATP phosphoribosyltransferase — protein sequence MSAPKLKLGIPKGSLQEATIKLFEKSGWKIKEHHRNYFPEIDDDEITCSMCRAQEMSRYVESGLMDCGLTGKDWILENQSDVVVVTDLIYSKVSSRPARWVLAVAGDAPYRRPEDLQGKRIATELVGYTKRYFEQAGVKVDVEFSWGATEAKVVEGLADAIVEVTETGTTIKAHGLRIIAEVLVTNTQFIANKEAWADPWKRRKIENIIMMLQGALRAEKLVGLKMNVPASAKDAVLSQLPSLNSPTVSHLLDSDWLSVEIVVSEAVVRDLIPRLKDAGAEGIIEYSLNKVV from the coding sequence ATGAGCGCACCCAAACTGAAACTGGGCATCCCCAAGGGATCGCTCCAGGAAGCCACCATCAAGCTTTTCGAAAAGTCCGGCTGGAAGATCAAGGAGCATCACCGCAACTACTTCCCCGAGATCGACGACGACGAGATCACCTGCTCCATGTGCCGCGCCCAGGAGATGAGCCGCTACGTGGAATCCGGGCTCATGGACTGCGGCCTCACCGGCAAGGACTGGATTCTGGAGAACCAGTCCGACGTGGTGGTGGTCACGGACCTCATCTATTCCAAGGTCAGCTCGCGCCCGGCGCGCTGGGTGCTGGCCGTGGCCGGCGACGCCCCCTACCGCCGCCCCGAAGACCTCCAGGGCAAACGCATCGCCACCGAACTGGTGGGCTACACCAAGCGCTACTTCGAGCAGGCCGGCGTGAAAGTGGACGTGGAGTTCTCCTGGGGCGCCACCGAGGCCAAGGTGGTGGAAGGCCTGGCCGACGCCATCGTGGAGGTCACGGAGACGGGCACCACCATCAAGGCCCACGGCCTGCGCATCATCGCCGAGGTGCTCGTCACCAACACCCAGTTCATCGCCAACAAGGAAGCCTGGGCCGACCCCTGGAAGCGCCGCAAGATCGAGAACATCATCATGATGCTCCAGGGCGCGCTGCGGGCCGAGAAGCTGGTGGGCCTCAAGATGAACGTGCCGGCCTCCGCCAAGGACGCCGTGCTCTCCCAGCTGCCCAGCCTCAACTCGCCCACGGTGTCCCACCTGCTGGACTCGGACTGGCTCTCCGTGGAGATCGTGGTCTCCGAGGCCGTGGTGCGAGACCTCATCCCCAGGCTCAAGGACGCCGGGGCCGAGGGCATCATCGAATACTCGCTGAACAAGGTCGTCTAG
- a CDS encoding acyltransferase family protein, which yields MGFLRLLLALIVCADHYLGALRLPLPRFLGLGADMAVEVFFIISGFYMGLILTRRYEGPGRAAAFYKSRFFRLFPVYWATLACYFAALGLFRVWSGRWAHLPEWFHAVSGLDLFSQAWAVFSNLFLFGGNLLFFFSIAEPSSLFGAFSPALPPSWIVLFVPHAWSIEMELGFYLLAPWLVGVRARWLVPAVLACLAGKLWLENVGLVNDSWYLRNPVLDLGLFALGVLAHRVYAGVYARDLDRGLRWGFAAAFLLALLFYHKDSAHWIFPLGVHLCAFLGVPALFAITRSSRADRLVGELSYPIYLCHQMVFYLVALTAGFRHVVPLSLAATLAFSALMHATLGRAVDRYRHGKY from the coding sequence ATGGGATTCCTGCGCCTGCTGCTGGCCCTGATCGTCTGCGCCGACCACTACCTGGGGGCCCTGCGCCTCCCGCTGCCCCGCTTCCTGGGGCTGGGCGCGGACATGGCCGTGGAGGTGTTCTTCATCATCTCGGGCTTCTACATGGGGCTCATCCTCACGCGGCGCTACGAAGGCCCCGGGCGCGCGGCGGCCTTCTACAAGAGCCGCTTCTTCCGGCTCTTCCCGGTCTACTGGGCCACGCTGGCCTGCTACTTCGCGGCCCTGGGGCTCTTCCGGGTCTGGAGCGGGCGCTGGGCGCACCTGCCGGAGTGGTTCCACGCCGTCTCGGGGCTGGACCTTTTCTCGCAGGCCTGGGCCGTGTTCTCCAACCTGTTCCTCTTCGGCGGCAACCTGCTGTTCTTCTTCTCCATCGCGGAGCCTTCGAGCCTGTTCGGGGCTTTCAGCCCCGCGCTGCCGCCCTCCTGGATCGTGCTGTTCGTCCCGCACGCCTGGTCCATCGAGATGGAGCTGGGGTTCTACCTGCTGGCCCCCTGGCTTGTGGGCGTGCGCGCCCGCTGGCTGGTCCCGGCGGTGCTGGCCTGCCTGGCGGGGAAGCTCTGGCTGGAGAACGTGGGGCTGGTGAACGATTCGTGGTACCTGCGCAACCCCGTGCTGGACCTTGGGCTCTTCGCGCTGGGGGTGCTGGCGCACCGGGTGTACGCGGGGGTGTACGCCCGGGACCTGGACCGGGGCCTGCGCTGGGGCTTCGCGGCGGCGTTCCTGCTGGCGCTGCTGTTCTACCACAAGGATTCGGCCCACTGGATCTTCCCCCTGGGCGTGCACCTCTGCGCGTTCCTGGGCGTGCCCGCGCTGTTCGCCATCACGCGCTCCAGCCGGGCGGACCGCCTGGTGGGCGAGCTTTCCTACCCCATCTACCTGTGCCACCAGATGGTGTTCTACCTGGTGGCCCTCACGGCCGGATTCCGCCACGTGGTCCCGCTGTCGCTGGCCGCCACGCTGGCCTTCTCGGCGCTGATGCACGCCACCCTCGGCCGCGCCGTGGACCGCTACCGGCACGGGAAGTACTAG
- a CDS encoding AAA family ATPase: MILDPAWNLGLVPESCNVLSVNPFSGHSAGSAMITNLKIANYGPIRNLQWENPGPINLVIGENGSGKTFFLKALYTALRSVELFRRGDDRRDINEIIEEKLFWTFQTDKITDIVARDGSGPLKCSMDIDERPFSFSLASEKGKPKLTAKIKSGQRESNSVFLPAKEVLSLFGIILKSREQDKLFGFDDTYLDLVKALQVPTSRGRKYLAFEKSRKGLESMLGGKVKYDQRSTEWLFTKGRIKYNMHATAEGIKKIAILDTLLGNRHLDVNSVIFIDEPESALHPKALTRFLDIIGAIAKLGIQFFIASHSYFVIKKLHLIARERGVSIPVQSIDGKGTWHAYDLLEGMPENPIIDESVRLYEEEVGMAFE, translated from the coding sequence ATGATCCTTGACCCGGCGTGGAACCTTGGCCTAGTCCCGGAGAGCTGCAACGTCTTGTCCGTCAACCCTTTTTCGGGGCACTCTGCCGGGAGCGCCATGATCACGAACCTGAAAATCGCCAACTACGGCCCGATCCGGAATCTCCAGTGGGAGAACCCTGGTCCGATCAATCTCGTCATCGGCGAGAACGGGAGCGGAAAAACTTTCTTTCTCAAAGCTCTTTATACCGCCTTGCGCTCCGTGGAACTCTTCAGGCGCGGAGACGACAGGCGCGACATCAATGAAATAATCGAAGAAAAGCTTTTTTGGACCTTCCAGACAGACAAGATCACAGACATTGTCGCCAGGGATGGCTCCGGCCCTCTGAAGTGTTCCATGGACATTGACGAGAGGCCGTTCTCCTTCTCCCTCGCGAGCGAGAAGGGAAAACCGAAACTCACCGCAAAAATCAAATCCGGACAGAGGGAATCAAATTCTGTCTTCTTGCCTGCCAAAGAAGTGCTTTCGCTTTTCGGCATCATCCTGAAAAGCAGGGAGCAAGACAAGCTGTTCGGCTTTGACGACACATACCTCGATCTTGTGAAGGCCTTGCAGGTTCCGACAAGTCGTGGGCGGAAATACCTCGCGTTTGAAAAGTCGAGGAAAGGGCTGGAGTCAATGCTTGGCGGCAAGGTCAAATACGACCAGCGTTCAACCGAATGGCTCTTCACAAAGGGCAGAATCAAATACAACATGCACGCCACTGCGGAAGGGATCAAAAAGATCGCCATTCTCGACACATTGCTGGGCAACAGGCATCTTGACGTCAACTCCGTCATTTTCATCGACGAGCCGGAATCCGCTCTCCACCCCAAAGCCCTTACCAGATTTCTCGACATCATCGGAGCGATCGCGAAACTTGGCATCCAGTTCTTCATCGCCAGCCACTCGTACTTCGTCATCAAGAAGCTCCACCTGATCGCCAGGGAGCGGGGCGTCTCCATTCCCGTCCAGTCCATCGATGGCAAGGGGACTTGGCATGCCTACGATCTCCTGGAAGGCATGCCGGAGAACCCCATTATCGACGAATCCGTGCGGCTCTACGAAGAAGAAGTCGGGATGGCGTTTGAATGA
- the era gene encoding GTPase Era: MSTSPHRFGHIALLGPPNAGKSTLLNALLGQKLAIVSPKPQTTRNQLAGILTLGDAQIVLIDTPGVHVPRGSRLNSRIVEAAWQALAQAQAIVLVLDCPFYLQKPDLLEKDIKLLSRPVERSGLPVIVALNKLDALADVKNMLPVMARLGEAWPGAEIVPVSALKEKGLDQLLSVMTAHLPEGDSLYPEDELTTAPMRFLASEIIREKLFLALSQELPYNTAVAIEHWQDTPKGARVNAVIYVSRDRHKGMVIGKGGKVLKDVGSKARQDLIELMGGPVHLELFVKVREGWTEDEFFLNELGEEQGS; this comes from the coding sequence ATGTCCACCTCCCCCCACCGCTTCGGCCACATCGCCCTTCTGGGCCCCCCCAACGCGGGGAAATCCACCCTGCTCAACGCCCTTTTGGGCCAGAAGCTGGCCATCGTCAGCCCCAAGCCCCAGACCACGCGCAACCAGCTGGCGGGCATTCTCACGCTGGGAGACGCCCAGATCGTGCTCATCGACACCCCCGGCGTGCACGTGCCGCGCGGTTCGCGCCTCAATTCGCGCATCGTGGAGGCCGCCTGGCAGGCCCTGGCCCAGGCCCAGGCCATCGTCCTGGTGCTGGACTGCCCCTTCTACCTGCAGAAACCCGATCTCCTGGAAAAGGACATCAAGCTCCTCTCGCGCCCCGTGGAGCGCTCCGGCCTGCCCGTGATCGTGGCCCTCAACAAGCTAGACGCCCTTGCCGACGTGAAAAACATGCTCCCCGTGATGGCCCGCCTGGGCGAGGCGTGGCCCGGGGCCGAAATCGTGCCCGTGTCCGCGCTCAAGGAAAAGGGGCTCGACCAGCTCCTGTCCGTGATGACCGCGCACCTCCCGGAGGGCGACTCCCTCTACCCCGAAGACGAGCTGACCACCGCCCCCATGCGCTTTCTGGCCTCGGAGATCATCCGCGAAAAGCTTTTCCTGGCCCTCTCCCAGGAACTGCCCTACAATACGGCCGTGGCCATAGAACATTGGCAGGACACCCCCAAGGGCGCGCGCGTCAACGCCGTGATCTACGTCTCCCGCGACCGCCACAAGGGCATGGTCATCGGCAAGGGCGGCAAGGTGCTCAAGGACGTGGGCAGCAAGGCCAGGCAGGACCTCATCGAACTCATGGGCGGCCCCGTGCATCTGGAGCTGTTCGTGAAAGTGCGCGAGGGCTGGACCGAGGACGAATTCTTCCTGAACGAACTGGGCGAGGAGCAGGGATCCTAG
- a CDS encoding diguanylate cyclase, with translation MTRRAPHQPAPVRPGPSHREASGPRWLPRTWRRALLLALAMLLAGHGPAPAAETLRVAVLLSSGQTLPWSRELLAGLAEAQNRHGAGLELSIEPLDAARFSTPAQEKTLRDLLAARHAPAPPHAIVAESDNALRFLERHGRDIFGDAPVVLLASRGQGSGLPNFRSAIDDAPWIQATARLILAVAPRTGRVLVLGDDQGRGRAALDLAQEALTARKPRLEVEVAAGLSESEMAGRVAGLAPHSAVLYALPPSDGPGDALERVAAASSAPVFAFSETFLGRGIAGGYLVSPRMMASLAVDEALSAARGAPPALPSVPDPPTFDRRALDRWGIPASALPAGSRILFDEPPLHRRYPGETAIVAAVVALETALIAALCLLLARRGREAARLARAHALLEERVGERAGELARLAVTDGLTGLPNRREFTRLAAREVERARRSGRDFSLVMADLDNFMEVNGLSGHDAGDAVLQAFAALLAANLRKADVVARYEGDAFVALLPDTAPESALVAVEKLRLLVEGTAFDAGSAPPLRITVSFGVAGSAETASDLDSLLQLAVHRLSEAKRAGRNRVCGPPVHEA, from the coding sequence ATGACCCGCCGCGCGCCGCACCAGCCGGCCCCTGTCCGGCCTGGGCCGTCCCACCGGGAGGCGTCCGGGCCGCGCTGGCTGCCGCGCACTTGGCGGCGGGCGCTGCTGCTGGCCCTGGCCATGCTCCTGGCGGGGCACGGCCCGGCCCCGGCCGCCGAAACCCTGCGCGTGGCGGTGCTCCTTTCCTCCGGACAGACGCTCCCCTGGTCCCGGGAACTCCTGGCCGGACTGGCCGAGGCCCAGAACCGCCACGGCGCCGGACTGGAACTCTCCATCGAACCACTGGACGCGGCGCGCTTCTCCACTCCGGCCCAGGAGAAGACCCTGCGGGACCTCCTGGCCGCACGCCACGCGCCCGCCCCCCCGCACGCCATCGTGGCCGAATCCGACAACGCCCTGCGTTTCCTGGAGCGGCACGGCCGGGACATCTTCGGGGACGCGCCGGTGGTGCTCCTCGCCAGCCGGGGGCAGGGCTCCGGCCTGCCCAACTTCCGCTCCGCCATCGACGACGCCCCCTGGATACAGGCCACGGCACGCCTGATCCTGGCCGTGGCCCCCCGGACCGGGCGCGTGCTCGTCCTGGGGGACGACCAGGGCCGGGGACGCGCGGCGCTCGACCTGGCCCAAGAGGCCCTGACGGCCCGCAAGCCGCGCCTGGAGGTGGAGGTGGCCGCCGGGCTCTCCGAGTCGGAGATGGCCGGGCGCGTCGCTGGCCTTGCGCCCCATTCGGCCGTGCTCTACGCGCTCCCCCCGTCCGACGGCCCCGGCGACGCCCTGGAGCGCGTGGCGGCGGCATCGAGCGCCCCGGTCTTCGCCTTCAGCGAAACGTTCCTGGGCCGGGGCATCGCGGGGGGCTACCTCGTCAGCCCCCGCATGATGGCCTCCCTGGCCGTGGACGAGGCCCTCTCCGCGGCCCGGGGCGCCCCCCCGGCCCTGCCCTCGGTGCCCGATCCCCCGACCTTCGACCGCCGCGCCCTGGACCGCTGGGGCATTCCGGCCAGCGCGCTCCCCGCCGGGTCGCGCATCCTGTTCGATGAACCGCCCCTCCACAGGCGCTACCCCGGTGAGACGGCGATCGTCGCTGCCGTGGTGGCCCTGGAGACCGCCCTGATCGCCGCCCTCTGCCTGCTCCTGGCCCGGCGCGGCCGGGAGGCGGCCAGACTGGCCCGGGCCCACGCCCTGCTGGAGGAACGCGTGGGCGAACGCGCGGGGGAGCTGGCGCGCCTGGCAGTGACCGACGGGCTCACGGGCCTGCCCAACCGCCGGGAGTTCACGCGTCTTGCCGCACGGGAGGTCGAGCGCGCCCGGCGCTCCGGACGGGACTTCTCCCTGGTGATGGCCGACCTGGACAACTTCATGGAGGTCAACGGGCTCTCGGGCCACGACGCGGGAGACGCCGTGCTCCAGGCGTTCGCGGCCCTGCTGGCCGCCAACCTGCGCAAGGCCGACGTCGTGGCCCGCTACGAGGGCGACGCCTTCGTGGCGCTCTTGCCCGACACCGCCCCCGAGAGCGCCCTGGTGGCCGTGGAGAAGCTCAGGCTGCTCGTGGAGGGCACGGCCTTCGACGCGGGAAGCGCGCCCCCGCTGCGCATCACCGTCAGCTTCGGCGTGGCCGGTTCCGCCGAGACCGCGAGCGACCTGGACTCCCTGCTCCAACTGGCCGTCCACAGGCTTTCCGAGGCCAAGCGGGCCGGGCGCAACCGCGTGTGCGGCCCGCCCGTCCACGAGGCCTGA